The following coding sequences are from one Arcobacter sp. CECT 8986 window:
- a CDS encoding response regulator transcription factor, whose translation MKILLLEDELMLNNAITEYLKDIGHMVENFTDGQQVIDNVDGSFDLLILDINVPKKDGFEILEELNQKKVYVPTIYISAQVDIEDITKAYDLGCREYIKKPFHLGELGIKINQILKKDQKNTSHMRFSEHYSYAKDTQTLYFNGEPQTLTKKQSEIIHILALNINMIVDFERFRIDIWKGEDIDNPTIRAEISRLKKALKEDFIKNIRGLGYKIDRFYSV comes from the coding sequence ATGAAAATACTACTTCTTGAAGATGAATTAATGCTAAATAACGCAATAACTGAATATCTAAAAGATATTGGTCATATGGTTGAAAACTTCACTGATGGACAACAAGTTATTGATAATGTAGATGGCTCTTTTGACTTACTAATTTTAGATATAAATGTTCCTAAAAAAGATGGATTTGAGATATTAGAAGAACTAAATCAAAAAAAAGTTTATGTTCCTACTATATATATTAGTGCTCAAGTAGATATTGAAGATATTACAAAAGCATATGATTTGGGATGTAGAGAATATATTAAAAAACCTTTTCATTTAGGTGAACTAGGTATCAAAATAAATCAAATACTAAAAAAAGATCAAAAAAATACTTCTCATATGAGATTTAGTGAACACTACTCTTATGCAAAAGATACACAGACTCTATATTTTAATGGTGAGCCTCAAACACTTACAAAAAAACAATCTGAAATTATTCATATTTTAGCACTAAATATTAATATGATTGTAGACTTTGAACGGTTTAGAATTGACATCTGGAAAGGTGAAGATATTGACAATCCTACAATTAGAGCAGAAATTTCTAGGTTAAAAAAAGCACTGAAAGAGGATTTTATTAAAAATATAAGAGGTTTAGGCTATAAAATCGATAGATTTTACTCTGTATAA
- a CDS encoding DUF4212 domain-containing protein — translation MSPEKAQAYWKENISTILKLLVVWFIVSFGCGIIFINELNAIEISGVKLGFWFAQQGAIYVFVILIFVYVRLMTKIDEKYGVNE, via the coding sequence ATGAGTCCTGAAAAAGCTCAAGCTTACTGGAAAGAAAATATATCTACTATATTAAAATTGTTAGTAGTTTGGTTTATCGTTTCTTTTGGTTGCGGAATTATTTTTATAAATGAACTTAATGCAATCGAAATAAGTGGTGTTAAGTTAGGGTTCTGGTTCGCACAACAAGGTGCAATATATGTATTTGTGATTCTTATTTTTGTGTATGTTAGATTAATGACAAAAATAGATGAAAAATATGGTGTAAACGAATAG